A region of Acidisarcina sp. DNA encodes the following proteins:
- a CDS encoding LacI family DNA-binding transcriptional regulator, with the protein MTPLRKRKSSRTKLDIRTVAQKAGVSIATVSRTINSIPTVSPVLAERVWKAIHELNYYPNTQARSLVSGRSRIFGLIVPEITNPFFPELVQGFEDIAVKNGFEMLVSSSNNDPRRMNLCIRRMLERKVEGVAVMTFGVEEPLLQQLCERKVPLVLTEFLLDSPHVSTLLLDYKMGFRLAVEHLVKLGHQRIAFISGPLALHSARSRRDAFLQALKEFKLPLRDSWMIEGDHTMESGVRGFQKIAAQKENPSAILCSNDMTAIGVLKAAYHARVRVPEDLSVIGLDDIHFSEYTLPPLTTIRLSGVEIAQAAFHALQAQVEPDVAKSTGRKHPISTSLVVRESTGPARKTSTFSTPRSTRTRKRLES; encoded by the coding sequence GTGACACCACTCCGGAAGCGCAAGAGCTCTCGCACGAAGCTGGACATTCGCACCGTGGCACAAAAAGCGGGTGTCTCCATCGCCACGGTTTCCAGAACGATAAATTCGATCCCGACAGTGAGCCCGGTGCTGGCCGAGCGCGTCTGGAAGGCTATTCACGAGCTCAATTACTATCCGAATACGCAGGCCCGCAGTCTGGTCTCCGGTCGCAGCCGCATCTTTGGACTGATCGTGCCCGAGATCACCAATCCCTTCTTCCCGGAACTGGTGCAGGGCTTTGAAGACATCGCCGTCAAAAACGGATTCGAGATGCTCGTCAGCTCCTCTAACAACGATCCTCGGCGCATGAACCTCTGTATCCGCCGCATGTTGGAGCGGAAGGTGGAGGGCGTCGCAGTGATGACCTTCGGCGTGGAAGAACCGCTGCTGCAGCAGTTGTGCGAGCGTAAGGTTCCCCTGGTGCTCACCGAGTTTCTTCTCGACAGTCCTCACGTCAGCACCCTGCTGCTTGACTATAAGATGGGATTTCGTCTGGCTGTCGAGCACCTTGTAAAGCTTGGCCATCAGCGCATTGCCTTTATCAGCGGACCTCTGGCGCTGCACTCGGCGCGCAGCCGCCGCGATGCCTTCCTCCAGGCCCTGAAGGAGTTCAAACTCCCTCTCCGCGATTCGTGGATGATCGAAGGCGATCATACGATGGAGTCGGGAGTCCGCGGCTTCCAGAAGATAGCCGCGCAGAAAGAGAATCCGAGCGCGATCCTCTGCTCCAACGACATGACAGCCATCGGCGTGCTCAAGGCTGCATATCACGCTCGGGTCCGCGTTCCCGAGGATCTCTCGGTCATTGGCCTCGATGATATTCATTTCTCGGAGTACACCTTGCCGCCGCTTACTACCATCCGGCTCTCCGGAGTGGAGATCGCTCAGGCGGCCTTCCATGCCCTGCAGGCGCAGGTGGAACCAGATGTGGCGAAGTCAACGGGTCGCAAGCATCCCATCTCCACCAGTCTCGTTGTCAGGGAATCGACAGGACCGGCGAGAAAGACCAGCACCTTTTCCACCCCTCGATCCACTCGTACCCGCAAGAGACTCGAGAGCTAG
- a CDS encoding ABC transporter ATP-binding protein, translating into MTETDAQSMRSAWGDRLRALKNIPPVLHIVWESGPAVVSWNLTLRVVISFLPICLGKVAQYIVDGVNRVISYHQPLAPRFWWLVVLELSLAVLAGFLTRLIDYCDSLLADRYTNHVSVEVMRQAAALDVTAYEDPVFYDRLERARVQATDRLGMIQSMGRLLQQVVTTVTFSAALLYYSPWLLLLLIAGVLPAFLGESHFAFLGYAKNFRQTPMRRQMDYLRQVGGSKEAAKELKLFGLSSYLTNRFAQLSQAIYKENIALSRKRLFVGGLLSIVGTLGYYGAYTYVIWRAIHGAYSIGTLTFLTSAIVQASSNIQQVFSTISSIADQALFLTDLIAFFAMKPLVESKPGALPIPRPIRRGFEFRDVSFAYPGSPRRILKNFNFHLAPGERIALIGENGQGKTTIVKLITRLYDPTEGQILLDGIDLREYSIEDLHHEIGVIFQDFMRYEMTARENIAVGRIDKNPTQEDIEYAAHKSLADGVIAKLRGGYDQMLGRRFEGGVDLSGGEWQKLALARAYLRDSQLLILDEPTAALDARSELEVFQRFAELTEGKMALLISHRFSTVRMADRIVVLEGGRLVEEGSHDALIRLNGRYATMFEMQAASYR; encoded by the coding sequence ATGACTGAAACCGATGCACAGAGTATGCGCAGCGCCTGGGGAGACCGCCTCCGCGCCCTGAAGAATATCCCGCCGGTGTTGCACATTGTCTGGGAGTCGGGGCCTGCTGTGGTCAGTTGGAACCTGACTCTGCGGGTGGTTATCTCCTTCCTGCCGATCTGTCTGGGGAAGGTGGCGCAATACATCGTCGATGGCGTCAACCGGGTAATCAGCTATCACCAGCCGCTCGCACCGCGCTTCTGGTGGCTGGTGGTTCTGGAGCTGAGCCTGGCGGTACTGGCAGGCTTTCTTACGCGGCTGATCGATTATTGCGACAGTCTGCTGGCAGACCGCTATACCAACCACGTCAGCGTCGAAGTCATGCGCCAGGCTGCTGCCCTGGATGTAACCGCGTATGAAGACCCAGTCTTCTACGACCGGCTGGAGCGGGCCCGGGTGCAGGCGACGGATCGACTGGGAATGATCCAGTCGATGGGACGTCTGCTGCAACAGGTAGTCACGACGGTTACATTTTCCGCGGCGCTGCTGTACTACTCCCCATGGCTGCTGCTGCTGTTGATTGCGGGCGTTCTCCCCGCCTTCCTGGGCGAGAGCCACTTTGCGTTTCTGGGTTACGCAAAGAATTTCCGCCAGACGCCCATGCGACGCCAGATGGATTATCTGCGGCAGGTGGGCGGCAGCAAGGAAGCGGCAAAGGAGCTGAAGCTCTTTGGCTTAAGCAGCTATCTGACCAACCGCTTCGCGCAACTATCACAGGCCATTTACAAGGAAAACATCGCCCTCTCGCGGAAGCGGCTTTTTGTTGGCGGCCTGCTCTCGATTGTGGGCACGCTCGGCTACTACGGCGCGTACACCTATGTGATCTGGCGAGCGATTCACGGGGCGTATTCGATCGGCACCCTCACCTTTCTTACCAGCGCGATCGTGCAGGCAAGCTCCAATATTCAGCAGGTGTTTTCGACGATCTCGAGCATTGCCGATCAGGCTCTCTTCCTCACCGACCTGATTGCCTTCTTTGCCATGAAGCCGCTGGTCGAGTCGAAGCCGGGAGCCCTGCCGATTCCCCGGCCGATTCGGCGAGGCTTTGAATTTCGCGATGTGTCGTTTGCGTATCCGGGCAGCCCGCGCCGCATCTTGAAGAACTTCAATTTCCACCTGGCGCCGGGCGAGCGGATCGCGCTGATCGGGGAAAATGGCCAGGGAAAAACCACCATCGTCAAGTTAATTACGCGGCTGTACGATCCTACGGAAGGCCAGATCCTGCTGGATGGGATCGATCTGCGCGAGTATTCCATCGAAGACCTGCACCATGAGATCGGTGTCATCTTTCAGGACTTTATGCGCTACGAAATGACGGCGCGGGAAAATATTGCCGTGGGCCGCATCGATAAGAATCCCACGCAGGAGGATATCGAGTATGCCGCGCACAAGAGCCTTGCCGACGGAGTCATTGCCAAGCTGCGCGGCGGTTACGACCAGATGCTGGGACGGCGCTTTGAGGGCGGCGTTGATCTGTCCGGAGGAGAGTGGCAGAAGCTTGCCCTGGCGCGGGCCTACCTGCGGGATTCGCAACTGCTGATTCTGGATGAGCCGACCGCGGCGCTCGATGCGCGCAGCGAGTTGGAGGTGTTTCAGCGCTTCGCCGAGCTGACGGAAGGTAAGATGGCACTGCTGATCTCGCATCGCTTCTCCACCGTTCGCATGGCGGACCGCATCGTAGTGCTGGAGGGCGGCAGGCTGGTGGAAGAGGGCAGTCACGACGCGCTCATCCGACTGAATGGCCGCTACGCCACCATGTTTGAAATGCAGGCTGCAAGTTACCGCTGA
- a CDS encoding ATP-dependent DNA helicase RecQ → MSHTRAALAVSKTSETLDELLHRAFGFRSFRANQRAVCQASIKGRDVLLVMPTGAGKSLCYQLPALARGGTTLVVSPLIALMEDQAAKLSALGLSVARIHSGMDRSASRQACIDYLNGSLNFLFIAPERLRVPGFAEMLAKRRPSLIAIDEAHCISQWGHDFRPDYRTLGQHMPALRPAPVIALTATATPVVQKDIVQQLGMVQPACFIHGFRRENLAIEVVEVVPSRRSESVCTLLSKEERRPAIVYAPTRKQAEALARELSQIFPAAAYHAGLDPEHRDKVQRQFLAGRLQAVVATIAFGMGIDKADVRTVIHTALPSSLEAYYQEIGRAGRDGKPSRTILMYSWSDRRMQDFFFERDYPRAEVLDNIYRKLARDPRNREELRESLHMDPDTFDKAMEKLTIHGGSVLDYADNVTAGDTGWRTSYVSQAQRRRTQIELVMRFAESTQCRMSALVRHFGDNADGQRACGVCDSCAPERCVARRFRTGTGEERSTVQAIVEALRSTLSRSTGKLYKELFPREDMSRNDFEDLLAAMARLGLVDLEDAEFETEGRTIPYRKATLTLKGENLEKAAPLNLVMKHSAAASGGKRQGSGKKPSKPRQEPDVTLSSSGEELAKRLVEWRMAEARERNVPAYCILSNKTLRAIAHEAPATEDDLLTIPGIGPAKAANFGEAICRICSGGSPA, encoded by the coding sequence ATGTCTCATACCCGTGCAGCACTTGCCGTTTCGAAAACCAGCGAAACTCTCGATGAACTTCTGCATCGCGCCTTTGGCTTCCGCTCCTTCCGGGCCAACCAGAGGGCTGTTTGCCAGGCCTCCATCAAGGGCCGCGATGTTCTCCTTGTCATGCCGACGGGCGCAGGCAAGTCGCTCTGCTATCAACTTCCCGCGCTGGCTCGTGGCGGCACCACTTTGGTGGTCAGTCCGCTCATTGCTCTTATGGAGGACCAGGCGGCCAAGCTATCGGCGCTGGGGCTTTCGGTCGCTCGCATCCACTCCGGGATGGACCGCTCCGCCTCCCGCCAGGCCTGTATCGATTACCTGAACGGATCGCTGAACTTTCTCTTCATCGCCCCGGAGCGGCTGCGCGTCCCCGGCTTTGCCGAGATGCTGGCCAAACGCAGGCCATCGCTCATCGCCATTGACGAAGCGCACTGCATCTCGCAATGGGGGCACGATTTCCGGCCTGACTACCGCACGCTGGGCCAGCACATGCCGGCGCTGCGGCCAGCGCCCGTCATTGCGCTTACCGCTACCGCAACGCCCGTGGTGCAAAAGGACATCGTCCAACAACTGGGCATGGTTCAGCCTGCGTGCTTTATTCATGGTTTCCGCCGCGAGAACCTGGCGATTGAAGTGGTGGAGGTGGTTCCGTCGCGCCGGTCGGAGTCTGTCTGCACTCTGCTCTCCAAGGAGGAGCGCCGGCCTGCGATTGTCTACGCGCCTACGCGCAAGCAGGCGGAGGCCCTGGCGCGCGAGCTATCGCAGATCTTCCCCGCCGCCGCGTATCACGCCGGGCTCGATCCCGAGCACCGCGATAAGGTCCAGAGGCAATTCCTTGCCGGTCGCCTGCAGGCCGTCGTTGCCACGATTGCCTTCGGCATGGGGATCGATAAGGCGGATGTGCGCACGGTCATCCATACTGCGTTGCCTTCCAGCCTCGAAGCCTACTACCAGGAGATCGGCCGCGCGGGCCGCGATGGCAAGCCCAGCCGCACCATCCTGATGTATTCCTGGTCTGACCGCCGCATGCAGGACTTCTTCTTCGAGCGCGATTATCCCCGCGCCGAGGTGCTCGACAATATCTATCGCAAGCTGGCCCGCGATCCTCGCAATCGCGAAGAGCTTCGGGAGTCGCTCCACATGGATCCGGACACCTTCGACAAGGCGATGGAAAAGCTCACGATCCATGGAGGCAGTGTTCTCGACTACGCGGATAACGTTACTGCCGGGGATACGGGGTGGCGTACTTCCTATGTCTCCCAGGCGCAACGCCGCCGCACGCAGATTGAGTTGGTGATGCGCTTTGCCGAGTCCACCCAGTGCCGGATGTCCGCGCTGGTGCGCCACTTCGGCGATAATGCCGATGGCCAGCGTGCCTGCGGAGTCTGCGATTCCTGCGCTCCGGAGCGCTGCGTCGCACGCCGCTTCCGCACCGGGACGGGTGAAGAGCGCAGCACGGTGCAAGCTATCGTTGAGGCTCTGCGTTCCACCCTATCCCGATCCACCGGGAAGCTCTACAAGGAGCTCTTTCCCCGCGAGGACATGAGCCGCAATGATTTCGAGGATCTGCTGGCGGCAATGGCTCGCCTGGGACTGGTGGACCTTGAAGACGCCGAATTTGAGACCGAAGGCAGAACCATCCCGTACCGCAAAGCCACACTGACACTGAAGGGCGAGAATCTGGAGAAGGCGGCCCCGCTCAACCTGGTCATGAAGCACTCTGCCGCTGCATCGGGTGGGAAGCGCCAGGGTTCCGGAAAGAAGCCATCAAAGCCGCGGCAGGAGCCAGACGTCACCCTCAGCTCCTCCGGCGAGGAGCTTGCCAAAAGACTTGTTGAGTGGAGGATGGCGGAAGCCAGGGAGAGAAATGTCCCGGCCTACTGCATCCTCAGCAACAAGACACTGCGCGCCATCGCTCATGAAGCGCCCGCGACGGAGGACGATCTATTGACGATCCCCGGCATTGGCCCGGCCAAGGCGGCGAACTTCGGCGAAGCCATCTGCCGCATCTGCTCCGGTGGTTCGCCCGCCTGA
- a CDS encoding cold shock domain-containing protein, with translation MEQGTVKWFNDAKGFGFLSRANGEDVFVHHTAIQANGFRTLQEGQAVQFNVTKGPKGWQAENVQVL, from the coding sequence ATGGAACAGGGAACAGTGAAGTGGTTTAACGACGCAAAGGGATTTGGATTTCTGAGCCGCGCAAACGGAGAGGACGTCTTCGTTCATCACACCGCGATTCAGGCCAATGGCTTCCGCACGCTGCAGGAGGGTCAGGCGGTTCAGTTCAACGTAACCAAGGGACCGAAGGGCTGGCAGGCAGAGAACGTTCAGGTTCTGTAG
- a CDS encoding glycoside hydrolase family 16 protein: MIRKRLLPVARLILCLGCGGVVCAAPLSPATQQEALLWSEDFNATAPSAPNPAVWTFDTGVGGWGNHELEHYCAYGSSKPPCDPAQPNSFVGTDGYLHIVARKDARDNYTSARIRTKGLKSFQYGRIEARIKMPVGQGIWPAFWMLGDRISSVGWPACGEQDIMETIGSTPSVNHGSVHGPGFTGGILGQSYTLPGTAKFSDDFHIYGMIWTAKKIAYYIDSPGNVYATFTPDSLPAGAVWPFDNGKAFFILNVAVGGDWPGPPNATTVFPQEMLVDYVRVWSAPAK; encoded by the coding sequence ATGATTCGGAAAAGACTTTTGCCGGTTGCTCGTTTGATCCTCTGCCTCGGCTGCGGAGGGGTTGTTTGCGCCGCGCCGCTATCCCCGGCCACGCAGCAGGAGGCGCTGCTGTGGAGCGAGGACTTCAATGCCACCGCGCCGAGCGCTCCCAACCCAGCTGTCTGGACCTTCGATACCGGAGTCGGAGGCTGGGGGAACCACGAACTGGAGCATTACTGCGCCTATGGATCGAGTAAGCCGCCTTGCGATCCGGCCCAGCCAAACAGCTTCGTCGGTACGGATGGGTATCTCCACATCGTTGCCCGCAAAGATGCCAGGGACAACTACACTTCGGCCCGGATCAGGACTAAGGGATTGAAGAGCTTTCAGTATGGCCGCATTGAAGCGCGCATCAAGATGCCCGTCGGGCAGGGAATCTGGCCGGCGTTTTGGATGTTGGGCGATCGTATCTCCTCTGTCGGCTGGCCGGCCTGCGGCGAGCAGGACATTATGGAGACCATCGGCTCAACACCTTCTGTAAACCACGGCTCCGTGCATGGCCCCGGCTTCACGGGCGGCATACTCGGTCAGTCCTATACCCTTCCGGGAACAGCCAAATTCTCTGATGACTTTCACATCTATGGAATGATCTGGACGGCGAAGAAGATCGCTTACTACATCGATAGCCCAGGCAATGTTTACGCTACTTTTACCCCGGACAGTCTGCCGGCTGGCGCGGTGTGGCCCTTCGACAATGGCAAGGCATTCTTCATCCTCAACGTCGCCGTGGGCGGCGACTGGCCAGGACCTCCCAACGCTACCACTGTCTTCCCGCAGGAGATGCTGGTGGACTATGTGCGCGTCTGGAGCGCACCCGCAAAATAG
- a CDS encoding aminotransferase class V-fold PLP-dependent enzyme has product MASNPTNPNPTRHIETLAVHAGQPVDSATSAVATPIYLSTTFERGVEGDYPRGFSYSRDDNPNRAALEKCVAAMEGGTRALAFPSGIAVASAVLQALRPGDHVLAPSDIYHGFRKAVSGVFDHMSLQVSYVDFSDAANVAAALRLNTRLIWMETPSNPLLKITDITAIVEIARKAGVTTVCDGTFATPVLQRPLDFGVDLVAHSTTKYFAGHSDVVGGVLICRKENAVFDHARRSQRLGGAVPSPFDCWLTLRGIATLPCRVRVQSASAQAIAEFLNRHASVELVFYPGLPSHPGHQTARRQMSMFGGVLSFLVKGGSEAAMRVAAATEILIRATSLGGTHSLIEHRASAEGPQSQTPQNLLRLSIGLENTEDLIADLDQALKRAKA; this is encoded by the coding sequence ATGGCTTCGAACCCGACCAATCCTAATCCAACCCGGCATATTGAGACGCTGGCAGTGCATGCGGGCCAACCCGTCGATTCGGCAACGAGCGCGGTGGCCACGCCTATCTATCTGTCCACAACCTTTGAGCGCGGCGTGGAGGGGGACTATCCACGTGGGTTCTCCTATTCGAGAGACGACAACCCAAATCGCGCTGCGCTGGAGAAGTGCGTGGCTGCAATGGAAGGTGGAACGCGTGCACTGGCCTTTCCCTCGGGCATTGCAGTGGCGTCGGCAGTGCTGCAGGCGCTCCGCCCCGGGGATCATGTTCTCGCGCCCTCCGACATTTATCACGGCTTCCGCAAGGCCGTGAGCGGCGTCTTCGATCACATGTCCCTGCAAGTTAGCTACGTGGATTTTTCTGACGCAGCAAATGTGGCGGCCGCCTTGCGTCTCAACACCAGGCTGATCTGGATGGAGACGCCCTCAAATCCGCTGCTGAAGATCACCGATATCACGGCGATTGTCGAGATCGCGCGCAAGGCAGGCGTGACGACGGTGTGTGACGGCACCTTTGCCACTCCCGTGCTCCAGCGGCCGCTGGATTTTGGAGTGGATCTGGTAGCGCACTCCACCACAAAGTATTTTGCCGGTCACAGCGATGTGGTCGGAGGAGTTCTGATCTGCCGCAAGGAAAACGCCGTCTTTGACCACGCGCGGCGCTCACAGCGGCTGGGAGGAGCGGTGCCTTCTCCGTTTGACTGCTGGTTGACGCTGCGAGGCATTGCCACACTTCCCTGCCGGGTGCGGGTGCAATCGGCTTCCGCGCAGGCCATCGCGGAGTTTCTCAATAGACACGCATCGGTGGAGCTTGTGTTTTATCCCGGGCTGCCAAGCCATCCAGGGCACCAGACCGCGCGCCGCCAGATGAGTATGTTTGGCGGTGTGCTCTCGTTCCTGGTCAAAGGAGGATCGGAGGCGGCGATGCGAGTGGCTGCAGCCACCGAAATTCTGATTCGCGCCACCAGCCTGGGAGGCACCCACAGCCTGATAGAACATCGCGCATCCGCCGAGGGACCCCAGAGCCAGACACCGCAGAACCTGCTGCGTCTGTCCATAGGGCTCGAGAATACCGAGGATCTGATTGCGGATCTGGACCAGGCGCTGAAACGCGCCAAGGCCTAA
- a CDS encoding pyridoxal phosphate-dependent aminotransferase — MDSLRLSEISQDVMQSEIRAMSVECDRVGGINLAQGVCDTPIPDEVLESAQRAIRDGYNMYTRADGIAPLREAIAAKLERHNGLTVDPEDEIIVTSGATGAFNSACLALLDPGDEVLLFEPFYGYHVHTLLALRVKPVAVPLEEPGWEINFARLRSAVTPRTRAIVLNSPSNPCGKVFSRKEMEAIAEIALEHDLFVLTDEIYEYFLYDGLKHISMATVPGMAERTISISGFSKTFSITGWRLGYLAASRKWAAAISYFHDLTYVCAPSPLQHAAAHGLLQLPQSFYDSLATEYQQKRDELCAALNAAGLMPSVPAGAYYVLADATRLEGATARQKARTLLARTGVAAVAGTAFMHDGRGENLLRFCFAKKGPDLARACASLRSLA; from the coding sequence GTGGATTCTCTTCGCTTGAGCGAGATCTCCCAGGACGTGATGCAGTCGGAGATTCGTGCGATGTCAGTGGAATGTGACCGGGTCGGCGGCATCAACCTGGCGCAGGGAGTGTGCGACACTCCCATCCCGGATGAGGTACTGGAAAGCGCCCAGCGGGCGATTCGCGACGGCTACAACATGTATACGCGGGCTGATGGCATCGCGCCTTTGCGGGAGGCAATCGCCGCCAAGCTGGAGCGCCACAACGGCCTGACCGTAGATCCGGAAGATGAGATCATCGTCACCTCCGGTGCAACCGGCGCGTTCAACTCCGCCTGCCTTGCGCTGCTCGATCCGGGGGATGAGGTGTTGCTCTTTGAGCCCTTCTACGGCTACCACGTGCACACGCTGCTGGCTCTTCGCGTGAAGCCGGTCGCCGTTCCGCTGGAGGAGCCGGGCTGGGAAATCAACTTTGCACGGCTGCGCAGCGCAGTTACACCGAGAACCCGCGCCATCGTCCTCAACTCCCCATCGAATCCCTGCGGAAAGGTCTTCTCGCGGAAAGAGATGGAAGCGATAGCAGAAATTGCGCTGGAGCATGATCTTTTCGTATTGACGGACGAGATTTACGAATACTTCCTCTATGACGGCCTGAAACATATCAGCATGGCCACGGTTCCCGGCATGGCGGAGCGCACGATTTCCATCTCTGGCTTCTCCAAGACCTTCAGTATCACTGGCTGGCGTCTGGGCTACCTGGCTGCGAGCCGCAAATGGGCGGCAGCCATCAGCTACTTTCACGATCTGACGTATGTATGCGCGCCCTCACCCCTGCAACACGCAGCCGCGCACGGCCTGTTGCAGTTGCCACAGTCTTTCTACGATTCGCTTGCAACGGAATATCAGCAGAAGCGGGACGAGCTTTGTGCGGCTCTGAACGCCGCAGGGCTTATGCCCTCGGTGCCTGCCGGCGCCTACTACGTTCTGGCAGACGCCACCAGGCTCGAAGGAGCAACGGCGAGGCAGAAAGCGCGGACACTGCTGGCAAGAACCGGCGTGGCCGCCGTAGCCGGTACAGCCTTCATGCACGACGGTCGCGGAGAGAATCTGCTGCGCTTCTGCTTTGCCAAGAAGGGGCCGGATCTGGCCCGCGCCTGCGCGTCGCTGAGAAGCCTGGCGTGA
- a CDS encoding GNAT family N-acyltransferase, producing the protein MLAEELSGYETAAQTPTLHPRIEEESQPKPYVGGEFGKYSVRLAASMEERELACRLRFKVFNIELGEGLQSSYNTGLDRDEYDLFCDHLIVEEKLHRRIVGTYRMQSGATAAQNLGYYSAQEFDFSPYEPLRGELLELGRASIDREHRSSEVLTLLWRGIAQYAKFHGLRYLIGCSSLTSQDPQAGWSMFQQLSGFLVAPELQTQPTTAFALPPFTPPAEDAVPQAIAKVPKLLRTYIGVGARICGTPAWDREFGTIDLLTLLDLHQLTPAARARFVANDAQ; encoded by the coding sequence TTGCTAGCCGAAGAGTTGTCCGGCTATGAGACAGCAGCCCAGACGCCAACGCTGCACCCCAGGATTGAGGAAGAATCGCAGCCAAAGCCCTACGTTGGCGGGGAGTTTGGCAAGTACAGCGTTCGCCTGGCAGCCTCCATGGAGGAGCGCGAACTGGCCTGCAGATTGCGCTTTAAAGTCTTCAACATCGAGCTGGGAGAGGGCCTGCAGTCCTCTTACAACACGGGCCTTGACCGGGACGAATACGATCTCTTCTGCGACCACCTGATCGTGGAGGAGAAGCTGCACCGCCGCATCGTGGGCACCTATAGAATGCAATCCGGCGCCACGGCCGCGCAAAACCTGGGCTATTACAGCGCGCAGGAGTTCGATTTCTCCCCCTATGAGCCACTGCGGGGAGAACTTCTGGAGCTGGGACGCGCCTCGATCGATCGCGAACACCGCAGCAGTGAAGTGCTGACCCTCTTGTGGCGCGGGATTGCACAATATGCCAAGTTCCACGGATTGAGGTATTTAATCGGCTGCTCCTCGCTGACCTCGCAGGACCCGCAGGCGGGGTGGTCAATGTTTCAGCAACTGTCAGGGTTCCTGGTAGCTCCCGAGCTGCAAACCCAGCCAACCACGGCATTTGCCCTGCCGCCGTTTACCCCTCCTGCAGAGGACGCGGTGCCACAGGCGATTGCCAAGGTACCGAAGCTGCTTCGGACGTATATTGGAGTGGGTGCAAGAATTTGCGGCACACCGGCGTGGGATCGGGAGTTTGGCACGATCGATCTGCTGACCCTGCTTGATCTTCACCAGCTTACGCCCGCCGCGAGAGCCCGTTTCGTAGCAAACGACGCTCAATAG
- a CDS encoding lysophospholipid acyltransferase family protein — protein MLKTLRGLVRLVILLGSLVQAMASLWLLILRNRGHISTRQRAEAVQRSCRMLLRRLSIELDLHGQPPRDGLIVANHLSFLDILVFGAATPCIFISKIEVLRWPLFGRAGALAGTVFVDRSRSAIGSDATARVEELLREGVCVVLFPEGTSTDGSHVLAFYSSFFEPAVLSHSRITAAAVGYPRGEGYIESDICYYGDITFFPRLLETLKLRRVVSRLDFAQRGVIYENRKEAARHTRAEVIALRDRQIAASTGVAEAMPQPAHPVVAG, from the coding sequence ATGTTGAAGACTCTTCGGGGACTGGTTCGGCTCGTCATTTTACTCGGCTCTCTGGTGCAGGCAATGGCTAGCCTTTGGCTGCTGATTCTGCGGAACAGGGGCCACATCAGCACACGACAACGCGCAGAGGCGGTGCAGCGCTCCTGCCGCATGCTGCTGCGCCGGTTGTCGATCGAGCTCGACCTCCATGGCCAGCCTCCGAGGGACGGGCTGATCGTCGCCAATCATCTGAGCTTCCTCGACATTTTGGTCTTCGGAGCGGCGACCCCGTGCATCTTCATCTCCAAGATCGAAGTGTTACGGTGGCCGTTATTTGGACGGGCCGGAGCGCTGGCCGGAACGGTGTTTGTCGATCGCTCCCGCAGCGCGATCGGTAGCGACGCGACGGCACGAGTAGAAGAACTACTTAGAGAAGGCGTGTGTGTCGTGCTCTTCCCCGAGGGTACGAGCACAGACGGATCGCATGTGCTGGCTTTCTATTCCTCATTTTTTGAGCCGGCGGTACTGAGTCACTCCCGGATCACGGCAGCCGCAGTGGGCTATCCGCGGGGCGAGGGCTATATCGAGAGCGATATCTGCTATTACGGCGACATCACCTTCTTTCCTCGCCTGCTGGAAACGCTGAAACTGCGCCGGGTAGTCAGCCGACTCGACTTCGCCCAGCGGGGAGTGATTTACGAGAATCGGAAGGAAGCCGCGAGGCACACACGAGCAGAGGTGATCGCTCTGCGGGATCGGCAGATCGCTGCCAGCACCGGCGTTGCGGAAGCGATGCCGCAACCTGCTCACCCGGTAGTCGCAGGTTAG
- a CDS encoding DUF4383 domain-containing protein — protein MKPSMVVGILLVVLGIAGFVVGGFSYTHEKKDVDLGSLQIQHKETRVFPISPWLSALVVIGGVAMVIVATKSK, from the coding sequence ATGAAACCTTCCATGGTAGTTGGCATTCTGCTGGTGGTGCTTGGTATCGCGGGTTTCGTGGTGGGTGGATTTAGCTATACCCACGAGAAAAAAGATGTCGATCTGGGTTCGCTGCAGATTCAGCATAAAGAAACACGGGTTTTTCCCATCTCTCCCTGGCTCAGCGCGCTGGTAGTTATCGGCGGCGTAGCGATGGTGATCGTAGCAACCAAATCCAAATAG